TTTGCTTGGCTTCAGgggtgtttggcagtgtgatagcggttgcttttcaaagtgtttttcgctcggaaatatatcaaaataatattttttaaaaaaatcaaaatgatttgaaaacagtaccgaacaaatattaatttaaaataaaaaaatttaattttttttggtaaacacttttgaaataaatagaCCCTTCAAGTATGTCGTTTGTGCAATCATGATATATATTTGGCCGAATCGACAGGAGCTTGTTTATTAGATGCCATGATTTTAAAGCTTCTTTTATCAGTCGTTTTCTTGGTGAAGCCATCGATGTTTATTGCATTTACACAATGAGAGATCATGAGTGCAAGGGGAAGGCTGATAAGGATAGGGAGACAAAACAGTAACCCTTGAATTAACCACTGActtcatcctcatcctcatcctaACTTGGCCAAGATCAGCCTTGTGGCTGTGGGTCGACCATTTTGGATCATGAGGACTGGAACAAGCAAAGTTGTCGATCCAAAGGCATGAGAGAGCCAGCAGAAGATTCGCAAAAGGGAAAGTTGCCAAAGTcgatttcttgatttctttctgTCCTGGTTAGCTAACTTTATAAATATCCGAATTATGTATTCAAGCTACACctcaagatgatatattttagcAAATTGCGTAAGGAGATTTCTGCGAGTCAATCTCTTTGATTAAGTCTATGATATAGATAGGATTCAAGTGGAAATAACAAGTAATGTCTACTCCAATcaaccttttatttattttttttcttatatataatatttacaataataGAGATTTGATACTTCATAATTAAATGAtcaagtagttttttttgtaattttatattaacgACACTAAAATGGAGTGATatgacaccttttttttttttttttaatatgcattaCTGTGTTGGCGATATATAATATTTGGATGCCAAATAgcataaaacaatttttgtgttttatttatttttattttttataattacattccttcaataattaaaaataaaataaaaactatcaatCAAGATGATCATTGTAGCCAAAGACATAGTTCATTGTAGATTGAAAtagtaaaaatgatatttttattatttttaaacaaaatcatttaactAGTTATTAGAGACAATTCAGTCTTTTCCATatggtttatttgttattattatattaattatggaTAAATTGGTCTTTCTACATTTTAGAGCACATTTTAATGACTTAAAtacacttaaaataaaataaataaaaaataaaactatggtGCAATAACTTTTAGGTCTTTTGCTACTTTAATTGCAAAGTATAATGACTACATTgtctttaagagaaaaaataaaatgatgtctagtggtattttttgtattttcattatagtttttttttttttgttataatcaattTGGATGAGGACAAATCAATCttttaacaaatacaaatacaattaaaaaaataaaagtggttagCATGTGTGATGAGTGGAATGTGCCTCTGTTCTTTAAGCAGTGTATGCGACATCTCTTGATAGTCGAACTTCTCTTTCCACGATAGCATTGGAAGCATCGTATCATTCTCTTCCTGGAAGTTAAGCTAGTGTTCACGATGAGCAATGGTTGGGCTTCGatagacttcttttttttttctcccttttttctctttcatcacCTTGTATTTTGCATTAGCCCTTCAAAAAATCACATGTGTcctatcagttttttttattattattaattttagttatcatttttttaattgctagttgttttatttttaatgcattttgaagttgatttctttttcaatttcattcataagcattttatttcatataattttggtatctaatttggttcttatttttttattgctattttttatcatttatatttttttttcaattttgcctcaatatttaatttcatttaattttttattcaatttgattctcattctttttattgctatttttttcattttctaaatttttattttaattttcaacttagtccctcattattttcatttatttagtttttataccagattttttcctcattgttttgattattatttgttttcttttttttttggatgattagaaattttgcttcatgatttttttgtatttttcttttatgggataatctcgatctcatgacctaaGTTATAAGTTTTAAGGATTAGCTCAATTTAACTTtcgtatttttttagtttttttttacaaattgattttttttttcatcctttgatGTTAGGTTATTGGATcttaagtttcatgatttttttttttgctttcttttatgtGGGGTTATCCAGATCTTATATCTCAGGTCACGAATTAGTTAAattaactcaggtttttttcaacttttttaatattcgtttttcatcatttagttCGCTTAAAAGTTGACAtcaattgttttattcaatttcttctatGCAGAGctatcctggtctcatgactAAGCCATGAATTTAGCATGCTAACTTGAGTTAGATATTATATCGTTCACTATTGTAAACGATAATGATTCTCCaataacattaaaaagataacaattaattattaaaaaagtttgacaatgattaataattaatcaaattcagATATATAGATTATAGTTTTCAAAAGTCTTATATCGATGACACAGAAAGGGAGTGAcataacatcaatttttttctttaaaaaaaaaaaaagaatctgtgattgataatttatattatttttgactTATTGTGTCTCACTTCTAAGTTGATCAGAATTCTTcaacataaccaaaaaaaaatgtaatttcttATCCTTTTGATGTGGTACAAACACATGCAATAATTCATCTCctgatcttatattttttatgtaaatttattttaagatttcaactaatcaaaattaatatttgagattgtataattaaaaatacaaagaataaatatcaagtaaagaataataaagttttttcatcaatattatGGACTCGTgaactaaaattgaaaatccTTCCGATCTTTATATTGCTCGAACACTTTTCATTGTCAATTTTTAACTTCTTCCCGTTATTGCCTCTtcttattgaaattatattattagaccctaaattttatgattttttttatatgagattatacTGGGTTGCGAGTTAGttaagttaactcgggttgattagaattttttaacttttgtttttatttcacttcattcttttcttctaggtcctttttctttatcttgatcttatatTCTGGGTCAtgggttagtcgagttaactagggttaattcaagttttttttttcaacgttttttttttaaattaattttttttcaattttattttttgatattaaattattggGTTTAAAGCcttgtaattgtttttgcttttctttctattgggttGACTTGGGTTGTGAGTTAATCAAGTTAGTCTAAATttactcaaatttttttattgatttaactttgatttttttaaaaaaattttagtcGATCTCATATCATAGATAACATGTTGTCGAGTGTGCTTAGAttgactcatgtttttttcttcaacttttctttattaaaatttatttattttttttaatttttttcttcaacttttctttattaaaatttatttatttttttaattttattatttaatattaaattattagatcttaaattttattatttttttgctctttcCTTTATGTGGAAAATATAGATTATCCCGGTTTGTTATCATTGTctcaacacttttttttaagcatTGACTACCTATCTAATAAAACCTAAACCACTTACatgaaaccaaaccgaactggAGCTGGCCCAATGGACCAACCAGCTTGGGTTTTAGCATTTGGGAAAGTTTTTAGAGAAGTGGGAGCATGTCTAATTAGCATCACGCCTGAATGAAAATTTCAGAACGTCCTATGGAGGGAAAGGACTGCTTtctcaagaagaagaaagaacgCTACAGAACGTAAAAAGGTACATTAAGTATGATATTACCAGTCGTAAAGCTAGGAACCCTTGCTCTCAAAACATTTTGCAAGCCCATTGCTAATCGTCTCAAGAAGGAAGCAGGGTTGCACCCTAAGTTCCGTCACTTCATCATCAACATGGCccaggttttcttttttcttttcttttctttttttcttttctttacatttttaagttatttgCTTTATGGGTTTTGTCTAAAAATTTGTTCTTGTTAATGgcataccttttcttttctaatttttattgttttttttttttttgcattaatagTGTTGGTTGGTTGCTTGATCACTGATACTGTGTTTCTAAATAATGGGTTGGTCTTGAACTTGGTAAATGTAActtcatcaaattaattgatTGGAGGTTTCTGTCTAAAAATGTGTTCTTGTTAGTGGGGtaccttttgttttctggtttaTTTCTTGGTTTTGTTATTAATACAGGGTTGATGGTCTTGAACTTGGTGTATAGATTCATTAGTGGTACTACAACCCTGTTGCGTAAGCAAGGTTATGTTGTTAAGTGTTGCTCTGTTAAGATTTGATTCACTCTAATCAATGCCAGATCATTTGTAATTGTGGCCTTTATTACATTCAGTAGGTAATCACTGTAATACATACATGCTATGGCCATTTTCATTGTGTACTCTGCCTGCCTGCCTCCTATAGCATGGAAAGTTTTTATCCATTCAAGGTTGATTCTTTTCTCTTACTTTACGGGCTGGGAATCCACATGAAATATGTTTACCTCGCGTGTGTCTCATGATTAGGTGGAAACGTTTTTGTTGTTATGCTGAAGAAATTATGATTGTCTATGTTTGCAATGAAATGCGATGTTAAGCTGAAAATCATCATCTATTTTTGCACTGCGCTTCATTGTGTCTTTTGTCCCCGGAAACTTGTTTTGTTGTAATTCATGATTTCTCTTCTCTTGTTTGAAATAAAGAATGTAAGAAATATGTTCATTTTGTGACTGAATCAGGCAAATCATAGATTCACAACAAAAATGCAAAGACGCATTTATGGCCATTCAGTTGATGCTGTAATACGACCATTGGATGAGGAGAAGGCTGTCCAAGCTGCTGCAGATCTTACTGGGGAACTCTTTGTGTTTTCGGTACTAGCATTTCCTGCCTTTATTGTTTGTGTAATTTGGATCTGAAAAATCAAGCATATCCATGGTAGGAAAAGTTTATTGTATGTGTGTTTTGTGTTTGTATATGCTTCCTATACATGAATGAGTCTGAGCTGCATGCTTGTGTACTGAGACTATGGAGATACTAGTTGGTTGGTTCTAATACCTCTTGTCACAACCTGTGATGTGTCTACCCTGTAAGGACTAGTCACGAGTTACAATCATTCAAATGGGCCTGGTATGATGTTGTACACACTATGGTGATAAAATAGCCTTTCTGGTTATTGGGTTATCAGAAGTTgccagttgttttttaattttaatgttattgttgcttttaaaaaaacacatgcaCATTTTGATTTACTTGACCATGTGGGTATGCAATTTCCACTATCGTAGGGCTACAGCAATTTGATATCTATGCCATAATGTGTGAATGCACCAGGAGGCTTGTTATACTCATTTTGGGCTCATTTCAGTGAAGACTTTTTGTTTCCTAACCTTTCTGTGAATGGATCAAAGAAATGAAACCAGTAtagtttcaaataaaattaatcattgaCACCTGTTTACTACATGCAGTGGTGAagctagaaatattttttaagtgggggaatattttttcattgacaagaaaaaagaaaattgatgcaTTTTTATATGGAACTatgtgaaaagataaaaaagaaggacCAATGGGAGAAGTTAGAATTCATGTAAAAGGACTTGGGGGGGGTATTATTTATGCATGCGtatgatcatagacgatggaAGACAGCCCAAACAATTGAAAGATTGggctttaacttatgtttttggttttaatttatatgaacttttagttgaggtttattaatttggctttatttgttgggtttgatttaattattgttaggtattttatttagttggtCATAAGCCCAATCGCttgttctagttagggttttagtattaataccctacttttctaaatgttaaggagttttgatgattaatgaaaatattgcaaattttgtatatctccaatcccctttcttttttttctttactttctcttctcagcttcttctctaaaagtttctttcttttcttgttttaattcttattatttattgtccTGCATCAATTGACCCCTTGTCCATAATGTAGATTCGCCCCTGACTACTTGTAAAGGCAAGTTGGAAGCCGACCTGTGGGTTTGCACCAAATTTGCTATTGTCGTACCTATAATATTATCAGCCTGAGAAACATTGTAGCTGACCCCTGTCCAGAAGTCAATTTGACCTTCATCTATGTTATTTTCATGATGATTTTTGAATGGTCCTGCTGAACTGTACAAACTTACTTTTCTATAAGCTGgctaaacatatataaacattATCAGGTTGCTGGAGCTGCTGTTATTTTCGAGGTGCAAAGAAGTTCCAGATCTGAAGCTCGAAAGGAGGAGAAGCGAAGACAGGAAATTGAGGTATACAATAAGCTATTCCTTGATTTAGCTTATTGCtagtttattttgaaattacacTATTCACATTCTTAGGCATCTTTTAAGATGCTTCCTCTTATTATACTTTGCTCGTTGcgttttctattcttttttgcTTCTTGCCATTTTGGAGGATAGATGGTTGAGAAGAGATGGGATATAGTGGATATAGGGTGTACCATCTCTTGTATAGATAAAGGGATTGCTGGTACCATGAAGACTAGGATGTAGAAAGTAATGGATGCCTTTGTAAACATTGAAATATTGGTGGAGGTATtcgtataaaaaatatagggcCTAGCTGattttgtaatgattttttttttatctgcagTTTTTCTTTGTGACTGATGTGGAGTATCTTGATGGCTCATTGCACAGAACTGCAGATCTTTTATGTTTTGTCAAGTTTTGAAGTGATTAAAATacatcttaatttttcttatacatGCAGtcttggtttctttttcttttcttttttcttttttggataagAAGGAAACTAAAGCAAAGAATTACAGTGAACACAAGCGGGGGAATGAGAGCCCTGAAACATGGGTAGACTTCTAATAATTGTGACAATTTATTGTTGCCATTAACTTTAGGAATATACAGACGTTAAATCCCCTGTCTATTTGACTTTAGAACTAAGTTTCTCCTACTATCTGTCACAGGCGATGATGCAAAGAGATGAAGAATTAGCAAAAGAAATTCAGGTTCTCAAACAGAAGCTTGGCGAGGTGGAACAACTTGCTAAACGACGAGGTCCTGTTGGGTTTTCCCATTTCAAGGACGGCCATGCTACTGAAGATGGAAATGGAAAGCCAACTTGATCACTCAAAAACTAAGTAGAGCAAGAAGTTTACTGGAAGAACTGACCTAACTTACTTTGCACCCTTGCCCCTCGCTAGGGAAAGTATTTTTCTCCTTGCAATACACTTCATATTTTCTACGTTGGCTGAACTTCAATTCCTTGATCTATTGCGTTTGTATATTATATACCTAGCTTCTTTGCGAATAGGTTATACTCTGTTCCTCAAATTTTCTGTTTGCATTTACAGAACCCCGACAATGGTCGAGAACTGAATACTTTGTACAAAAGCTTCAATTAACTCACGCGACCAGACATCAAGTGCTTATGAAGTTTCCAATTCTCAAATCGACAGAATCATATACTAGTGGATCTAGGTCCCATTTATGGGTGAAAATCAATTACATATGCTTTGTGTTTATGCTGGACCATCTGCATATTCAGTTTCTGTTGTAATTTTTCAGATATATACATACCAATAGGTCTGGTCTTCAATGGAAATTCTATCCTGATTATGCTTTAACCAAGTATTGAGCAAATTTCTTTGAACTTCCTGTGCTGCAATCTAAACTAGTAATTGATATGCTGGGCCTTGAGTAAGGTGAGACTAACCATGCATTTTGATCATTTTCGAAATAATCTTCAAGGAAAAGCATGAAATTTTATGtcaaactttattattaattattcattGCAACTTTCATAGGCATTTTGAATGCAATAATggtgttttattaaattttgaaaattatttttttttaaattagtatttttaagtttttaaatcgttttgataatgcaaggatgttaaaaataatttttttaaaataaaaaaaaattatttagatgtATGTTGATttcaactctcttttttttttaatggaaaactattaaattattaaaaagaacataaaagaattaatgaatTCACTCTAACTCCtttcaaacaatattttatttttaatctttaatttttttttcttttggttttttttatttagttgtttattgaaaattagtcatttttatttgttcctTCTTGCTTTTTTTATGGAACTATTGTAGTCTTAGCAAAATGTCCCGCCATTTTATTGGTTCTCAGTTTTACAGAAatctatttgattttgttgttcgtgcaaaattgaaagtttgggaaacaaaattaaagaagaaaaagaaaggaaaccttattataattttttttttttttaaatgttccATTGCCTGTTTACTAAATTTTATCCTGGGGTTTTGCAAAGGTTCCTATTTGATCCCTTTTAACTTAGGGATCAAATATTTTAGTTCAAGACTTTactttttttcctctattttaaTTCATGGATTAAgagataaaaagagaaagtgatGCAAGTGGAAACACAATGAAAAAGTGGCggccacaaaaaagaaaaaagactagTTGAATTCGAGTTCAAACACAAGTAACCTTAAaaaccttatttattttttaaataataatatgatcaAAGTGATCTTCTAAAGAGGTTTACAATGGCTTTTATAGGCTAGAAAAACTAACCTagactagaaaacaaaacaagaatcctaagtcataaaagaaattaacataaaatctaaaaataactaataattccAAAGATAACTAGGAAAATTAGCAAACTTGTCCAAAAAAAACACCAAGTTCTAAAACGCTACTATAAAAGATTCGATGGTCCATATTCAACAACATAGTTGCTTTACTAGGGAAAATAGTATGTAGAATCACCTGGGAATATTTGTTCTTAATCCAATGATTGGATTTCCTGTTCTTGCAGTTTTAATGTACTAACCAAGCCTAACAGTTCCAAACCTTTTTTTGAGTCTAGATAGGTCCCactaatccataaaaaaatatcttaggtTATCTACATGGCCTGTTTTGGTTAAATCCCCATGTAATAGTGTCATATCATTACCTGAATGCTCAAAACCTTTCGTTTTTACAAGTCAGGCTACATCCTATCTTGGCCCCTGGtttaagagatgagagagagagtcacTAGAAAAGgatgaaggagagagaaagttatcaGGAGAGCAAGTTTTAGCCATAAAATATTCATTCTTGGTGTTAACAGGTTCCTTTACGACTAGAGAAGTTATATTGATGTGTTATTTGACCTTAATCTTGCCTGAAAAAATAGATCGAGGTTGgggaatgtttttgaaattgggttgattttgtgtttttggactaatttttttcaagtttaagaccacaaatgagttttttaaagCCTCTAGAATgctttttaggtgttttcatgttaaaaactGGTTGGAAAATAAGTTTTGAGGTCTAAAAAGTTGAACCCTGATTTCTCGATCACCACTATGGTGATCAGAAACTGGATTTCTAAACAACACatcatctatcttttttttaaaaaaaaaagacaaataacatgcaacaaaaaaaaaagaaatcaacatAGACGCACGTGCCTAGGTTTCCAAACCTTGGCTCACTAAGGCTTTTGGGTTTCTTGCTAGGGCTAGAAGCACTtgaccttattttattttttttcatttattctttgaagttttaattcaaatattttttttatgatttttttagtttgcattagcttttttatttgaattttaattaggatcgtccctcttatttttttagattgttaatggtttaataaaaaatatatattttaaaaacaagttattaaatCGGTAAAGATTATGATCTAAGTCATAATTTGGGCAAATTAGCCCAAGTTTATCCAAAATATCATtatcttagtattttttttattaaaaaatattaaatcaacatcgttttaatttttttttaataagcaaATCAGATTTTGGCCTAGTCAATCGAGTCATTGGGCCACACCTTAAAACTTGGGTCCACATAGAATATTGtggtgttaatatttttttttaaaaaaatgtctataatttttttaattaaacttggtTTTGACTATGTCGATTAGGTGATGGTTGGACCTGTCATATTAATTGGGtcactttaatttaatttctacatGATCTAATTTAAAACATAGGGTAACCTCCAAGTTGATCTATGCAatttaatgagataaaaaaattttaattaatcaaattattttttgtttctatataaAGAATTATACTCTTAACAacttgttaatgtatttttttccttcaaaaatcCACTATTAACTTGGTATTGAAAACCATGGAATTATCCATTCCAATCAATGTCatgttctttcttccttttctcatcAAATTGTTTTGTTGTTGGATATATTATCTCATCAAATAAGGAGATAAAAGAACAttaattgaataatgttaatttATCATAGAATGagcaattttttaatgaaataatagtcttggttttctttcataaatgatgatttgatttttattaatttctaaaataatttgagatttttctttattttttaatgagctccatagtttatttttttttgtatataactCGGATTTTAATGCATATTCTActctttttaaaagatatttgtatttatatttttaaatatgaatgaTGTTTGATTTCAGCAAATTAGTTTAAAATacaatcaatatttttgttttttcaggagACGGAAAGAAAAGGTCGGTACAAGACAAGCCTTTTAGCTTCTGCAGTTTGGCGGGCACCAAACCTTCTTCCCTTCCAAATCCAAAACCATAACATACTACAGCCAGTACTAAAACCTCTTTCTTTCTCGAATCTCCAGCCCCATCGATAAGACCTTTGCTGCtgtcctactttttttttttgaggtaataaatttcttgtctttctttcttttttaattttttttcagtttaatttatgtttattgtttttgcttCACTGTGTTTCTGCGATGATTGGCACATACTggcttttgggtttttgttttttatgttttagataaaaaatcatcaatattttttgcgATTTCTATGATTATTGTTAGAGGCGAAAGATTCAGCTTTGTggtgatatttgtttttatgcataAGTGAGATGtgtgggttttgattttgatgttttgttatATTTGGTTTGGAGGATTGAAACAAGTGGCAAAAAGGGtttcttagtttattttgtGCCCTGGTTTTTGTCTCCTGGAAAGTCTGTATGCTGTGctgtttcagttttttattcACCTCTTTTTGGATGCTTAATGTCGaagaagttttgatttttggtgTGAAACTTAATTGTTTGATTCTGGTTTGTTTTAGGATTTTGAGGAGGTAGAGGTTCAATGCAGAAAGGTAAAAAGAGTAAATGCACATCTATGTCGCACCATCTGTTGATGGACAATGCAAAAACCCGGCTAAATGATCTTCATGAAAGGTTCTCTAACCTTCAAGCTGCAAGGAAAGAGGGGTGGAATAGTGATGTTGCTGTGTTGGAGGAGCAGGTGTATCAAGGTCTTCGTGAGTGGAAAGCTGAGCTTGATGTGCCATCACCTGCCAATTCTTTGCTTGTTAGCATCTCCTATTTGCTATTGTGGATAATGAAATATTTGTATTGCCTGTCAGTGTGGTGTTGTCTTTAAAGAATTTAGATGAGTTAATTTGGGATGGGTATTTTGTAGGATATCAGTCTGGGATCCTTTTCAGATGATATAGGCCGCTTGTTACAATTGTACGAGGAAGAAGATGATGCCACAAGTCCACTAACAATGCAGTCAGTTTTGAAGCCAGAAATGCAGCCCGAGCCCAATTTTCAAAACCTTAATCCTGGCAATTTAACAACATTTCAACATGTAAGATCCTATTTGGGGATTATTATAATGTTCTTCTGACTAGTAAGTTGTAGAAATGCATCATACTTCACAGTTCATATCATTTTGGTTCTTTGTAGTAcactttcatttatttaaaaggCTACATCATGATTACCTACAAGTATGAAGAAATGGAATTTTAAGTCTTGCACTGTATTTTTCTGGTTTACCGACATGgaaattggaaaaagaaaaaaccatgttAGCTCCTGGCTGAGGCAAGTCATATACAGAAAGATTAtggtcctttttattttattttattttccttactGAATATACATTCTCTTATCATTTTACTTTGAAGCTTGATGCCATAGTTCACATGGAGGGTGTAGATTGTTTTCTTGCTGGTTATCTGTTATTGCACATTATAActattacttttttcttttgaaaaaagaaaaagaaaaaagaagcaagcCTATTGCTTGAAGGTAATTTAGTGAAGCCAATGTGGGACATATTATAAGCCTGAGAAGGTGATTTTATGTTTTGCAAGCTTCATAGGGGGGTCTCGATGTTACTAGCCTTGTGGTTTGTTCAAGTCCCAACACATCTCTAATATAAAACTTTAAGACCAATAGATGCAACTATCCAAGTGTTGAGAAAACTGCAAGGCCCTGCCCTGATTTGATTTTGGGAAGATACATGTCCAAGACTATGACAACAATAAACATTCGGATGGGAACCATTTCTTAAATGCTAATCCATAGCACTTGAGCtgttttttgttaatgatttcAGCTTTTAGCAAGAttcattttactttttgtttcatttgcaTGTCCATGTGTAATTTCAGTGATCAACTGAGGTATTCATTTACTGTCATTCACATGGTATTCAGTTTCTAGTGCCCTAAGTTTTGATCTTTCAAGGCATAAAGATATTCTCGGTGATGACTGATGAGCATAAAACACTTACATTTCAGGCATATTTGGTAAATAGTCATGGTCAGGGGCTTGGTTTTCAAGGGTTTCATCAACCCAACAGCTCCGCCTCTGGTTTGCAAAATGTAGTGGTTAGCGCCCCCGATATAACTACTTTATTGGATTGTCAACAGTTCACTTTGGATGAAGAATTTGACCCTGGGCTTTTTGGTGGAACTAATGACATTGAAGAGTGTGGAAAAAATGCTGAGAGTAACAATCTGCAGTATATCAGCCCTCCACCTTCTGCTTTTATGGGGCCCAAATGTGCATTATGGGACTGCACCAGGCCTGCTCAAGTAGCCGAATGGTTAGAGGACTACTGTAGCAGCTTTCACGCTACCCTGGCCTTAAATGAAGGTCCCCCTGGCATGGCCCCAGTTTTGCGGCCTAGAGGCATTAA
This window of the Populus trichocarpa isolate Nisqually-1 chromosome 13, P.trichocarpa_v4.1, whole genome shotgun sequence genome carries:
- the LOC18104552 gene encoding OPA3-like protein produces the protein MILPVVKLGTLALKTFCKPIANRLKKEAGLHPKFRHFIINMAQANHRFTTKMQRRIYGHSVDAVIRPLDEEKAVQAAADLTGELFVFSVAGAAVIFEVQRSSRSEARKEEKRRQEIEAMMQRDEELAKEIQVLKQKLGEVEQLAKRRGPVGFSHFKDGHATEDGNGKPT
- the LOC18104553 gene encoding transcription factor VOZ1 isoform X1 produces the protein MQKGKKSKCTSMSHHLLMDNAKTRLNDLHERFSNLQAARKEGWNSDVAVLEEQVYQGLREWKAELDVPSPANSLLDISLGSFSDDIGRLLQLYEEEDDATSPLTMQSVLKPEMQPEPNFQNLNPGNLTTFQHAYLVNSHGQGLGFQGFHQPNSSASGLQNVVVSAPDITTLLDCQQFTLDEEFDPGLFGGTNDIEECGKNAESNNLQYISPPPSAFMGPKCALWDCTRPAQVAEWLEDYCSSFHATLALNEGPPGMAPVLRPRGINLKDNLLFDALIAKMQGKNVGIPQCEGAAVMKSPWNAAELFDLSLLDGETIREWLFFDKPRRAFDSGNRKQRSLPDYTGRGWHESRKQVMKELGGQKKSYYMDPQPPGCHEWHLFEYEIHKCDLCALYRLELKLANGKRSPKGKVSKDPLADLQKKMGRLTAVVTADNGPPLKGKTKADREN
- the LOC18104553 gene encoding transcription factor VOZ1 isoform X2; protein product: MQKGKKSKCTSMSHHLLMDNAKTRLNDLHERFSNLQAARKEGWNSDVAVLEEQVYQGLREWKAELDVPSPANSLLDISLGSFSDDIGRLLQLYEEEDDATSPLTMQSVLKPEMQPEPNFQNLNPGNLTTFQHFTLDEEFDPGLFGGTNDIEECGKNAESNNLQYISPPPSAFMGPKCALWDCTRPAQVAEWLEDYCSSFHATLALNEGPPGMAPVLRPRGINLKDNLLFDALIAKMQGKNVGIPQCEGAAVMKSPWNAAELFDLSLLDGETIREWLFFDKPRRAFDSGNRKQRSLPDYTGRGWHESRKQVMKELGGQKKSYYMDPQPPGCHEWHLFEYEIHKCDLCALYRLELKLANGKRSPKGKVSKDPLADLQKKMGRLTAVVTADNGPPLKGKTKADREN